A single genomic interval of Tursiops truncatus isolate mTurTru1 chromosome 1, mTurTru1.mat.Y, whole genome shotgun sequence harbors:
- the RABIF gene encoding guanine nucleotide exchange factor MSS4, giving the protein MEPAAPPSDLVSAEGRNRKAVLCQRCGSRVLQPGTALFSRRQLCLPPMRKKPALADGGSPEGDLLQDHWLVEDMFTFENVGFTKDVGNIKFLVCADCEIGPIGWHCLDDKNSFYVALERVSHE; this is encoded by the exons ATGGAGCCCGCGGCGCCGCCGAGCGACCTGGTGTCGGCGGAGGGCCGGAACCGGAAGGCGGTGCTGTGCCAGCGCTGTGGCTCCCGCGTGCTGCAGCCGGGCACGGCGCTCTTCTCCCGCCGGCAG CTCTGCCTCCCGCCCATGAGGAAGAAGCCGGCGCTGGCCGACGGCGGCAGCCCTGAGGGCGACCTTCTGCAGGACCACTGGCTGGTGGAGGACATGTTCACTTTCGAGAACGTGGGCTTCACCAAGGACGTGGGCAACATCAAGTTCCTGGTCTGCGCAGACTGCGAGATCGGCCCCATCGGCTGGCACTGCCTGGACGACAAGAACAGTTTCTATGTGGCCTTGGAACGGGTTTCCCATGAGTGA